A window from Bufo bufo chromosome 1, aBufBuf1.1, whole genome shotgun sequence encodes these proteins:
- the FGF1 gene encoding fibroblast growth factor 1 isoform X2: MAEGDITTFNPMTETFNLPMGNYKKPKLLYCSNGGYFLRILPDGVVDGTRDRDDLNIRLQLSSENIGVVCIKDTGSGNYLAMDSTGLLYGSEMPDTDQSGTPVPRFSALILD, translated from the exons ATGGCTGAGGGGGATATTACAACTTTCAACCCAATGACGGAGACGTTTAACCTTCCCATGGGGAATTACAAGAAACCAAAGCTCCTTTACTGCAGCAATGGAGGGTACTTTTTGCGTATACTTCCAGACGGAGTGGTGGATGGAACAAGGGACAGGGATGACCTGAACA tTAGATTACAACTTAGTTCAGAAAACATTGGTGTGGTGTGTATCAAGGACACTGGCTCTGGGAATTACTTGGCTATGGACTCCACTGGCCTTTTGTATGGATCG gaaatgcccgacACGGATCAGTCAGGCACGCCAGTTCCTCGATTCAGCGCACTCATTCTGGACTAG
- the FGF1 gene encoding fibroblast growth factor 1 isoform X1 — translation MAEGDITTFNPMTETFNLPMGNYKKPKLLYCSNGGYFLRILPDGVVDGTRDRDDLNIRLQLSSENIGVVCIKDTGSGNYLAMDSTGLLYGSMTQNEECLFLETVEENSYNTYKSKKYAELNWFVGIKKNGTSKRGSRTHYGQKAILFLPLPVSSD, via the exons ATGGCTGAGGGGGATATTACAACTTTCAACCCAATGACGGAGACGTTTAACCTTCCCATGGGGAATTACAAGAAACCAAAGCTCCTTTACTGCAGCAATGGAGGGTACTTTTTGCGTATACTTCCAGACGGAGTGGTGGATGGAACAAGGGACAGGGATGACCTGAACA tTAGATTACAACTTAGTTCAGAAAACATTGGTGTGGTGTGTATCAAGGACACTGGCTCTGGGAATTACTTGGCTATGGACTCCACTGGCCTTTTGTATGGATCG ATGACGCAGAATGAGGAATGCCTGTTTCTGGAGACTGTAGAAGAGAATAGCTACAATACATACAAGTCAAAGAAATATGCTGAGCTCAATTGGTTTGTCGGCATTAAGAAGAATGGGACAAGCAAGCGTGGATCGCGGACTCATTACGGCCAAAAAGCCATCCTGTTCCTTCCATTGCCAGTGTCTAGTGACTAG